The following proteins are encoded in a genomic region of Brachypodium distachyon strain Bd21 chromosome 1, Brachypodium_distachyon_v3.0, whole genome shotgun sequence:
- the LOC100843945 gene encoding cytochrome P450 734A4 produces the protein MGGEEQWSWMVLALAATASCVLLHVAARVADALWWRPRRLEAHFARQGVRGPPYRLLVGCVREMVALMAEATAKPMSPATSHNALPRVLAFYHYWRKIYGPTFLIWFGPTPRLTVADPELVREIFLTQAEAFDRYEAHPVVRQLEGDGLVSLHGDKWALHRRVLAPAFFPDNLNRLVPHVGRSVAALADRWRAMACAGEVEVDVAEWFQAVAEEAITRATFGRSYESGRVVFRMQGRLMAFASEAFRKVLVPGYRFLPTKKNRMSWGLDREIRRGLVRLIGRRSDAAADAVENDGTAVKDKANNNTNNNDNNNKGFRDLLGLMINARDNKSMPVGDMVEECKTFFFAGKQTTTNLLTWATVLLAMHPDWQDRARQEVLAVCGPGELPSKEHLHRLKTLGMILNETLRLYPPAVATIRRAKVDVILGGGQLAIPRDTELLIPIMAIHHDARLWGPDAARFNPARFAAGAARAAAHPLAFIPFGLGSRMCIGQNLALLEAKLTVAILLQRFEFKMSPKYVHAPTVLMLLYPQYGAPVIFRPIDSLSSSPPSDSTQAS, from the exons AtgggcggcgaggagcagtGGTCGTGGATGGTGCTGGCCTTGGCCGCGACGGCGTCGTGCGTGCTCCTGCACGTGGCGGCGCGCGTGGCGGACGCGCTGtggtggcggccgcggcggctggAGGCCCACTTCGCGCGGCAGGGCGTGCGCGGCCCGCCGTACCGGCTCCTGGTGGGCTGCGTGAGGGAGATGGTGGCGCTCATGGCGGAGGCCACCGCGAAGCCCATGTCGCCGGCCACCTCCCACAACGCGCTCCCCAGGGTGCTCGCCTTCTACCACTACTGGAGAAAGATCTACG GGCCGACGTTCTTGATCTGGTTCGGGCCGACGCCGCGGCTGACGGTGGCAGATCCGGAGCTGGTGCGCGAGATCTTCCTGACACAGGCGGAGGCGTTCGACCGATACGAGGCGCACCCCGTGGTCCGGCAGCTGGAGGGCGACGGCCTCGTCAGCCTCCACGGCGACAAGTGGGCGCTCCACCGCCGCGTGCTCGCCCccgccttcttccccgacaACCTCAAC CGGCTGGTGCCGCACGTGGGCAggtcggtggcggcgctggcggaCCGGTGGCGCGCGATGGCGTGCGCcggggaggtggaggtggacgTGGCGGAGTGGTTCCAGGCGGTGGCAGAGGAGGCCATCACGCGCGCCACGTTCGGCCGGAGCTACGAGTCCGGCCGCGTCGTGTTCCGCATGCAGGGCCGCCTCATGGCCTTCGCCTCCGAGGCCTTCCGCAAGGTGCTCGTCCCGGGCTACCGCTTCTTGCCCACCAAGAAGAACCGGATGTCGTGGGGCCTCGACAGGGAGATCAGGCGGGGCCTCGTCCGGCTCATCGGCCGCCgcagcgacgccgccgccgatgccgtGGAAAACGACGGGACAGCGGTCAAGGATAaggccaacaacaacaccaacaacaacgacaacaataaCAAGGGCTTCAGGGACTTGCTGGGGCTGATGATCAATGCGCGCGACAACAAGTCCATGCCGGTCGGGGACATGGTGGAGGAGTgcaagaccttcttcttcgccgGCAAGCAGACGACCACCAACCTGCTCACGTGGGCCACCGTGCTCCTCGCCATGCACCCGGACTGGCAGGACCGCGCCCGCCAAGAGGTCCTCGCCGTCTGCGGCCCCGGCGAGCTCCCTTCCAAGGAACACCTCCACAGGCTCAAAACG CTGGGGATGATCCTGAACGAGACGCTGAGGCTGTACCCACCGGCCGTGGCCACCATCCGCAGGGCCAAGGTCGACGtcatcctcggcggcggccagctgGCGATCCCGCGCGACACGGAGCTGCTCATCCCGATCATGGCGATCCACCACGACGCCAGGCTCTGGGGCCCCGACGCGGCCCGGTTCAACCCGGCCCGCTTCGCCGCCGGGGCCGCCCGGGCCGCGGCCCACCCGCTGGCCTTCATCCCGTTCGGGCTCGGTTCCAGGATGTGCATCGGCCAGAACCTGGCCCTCCTCGAGGCCAAGCTCACCGTCGCCATCCTGCTCCAGCGCTTCGAGTTCAAGATGTCACCCAAGTACGTGCACGCGCCCACGGTGCTCATGCTGCTCTACCCGCAGTATGGCGCGCCCGTCATTTTCCGCCCCATAGACTCCCTCTCGTCGTCTCCGCCGTCCGATTCAACTCAGGCTAGCTAG